A section of the Canis lupus baileyi chromosome 5, mCanLup2.hap1, whole genome shotgun sequence genome encodes:
- the GZMA gene encoding granzyme A, which produces MPIDVGTAATMRNSCTFPASSFSIAIFLLLVPGDFCVEIIGGNQVSPHSRPYMVLLKGKKICAGALIAEDWVLTAAHCVLDKNSQVILGAHSITKKESEKQIMFVKKEFPYPCFDPDTHEGDLKLLQLKKKAKVNKKVSILRLPKRGDDVKPGTMCRVAGWGRIHNNSPQSDTLREVNITVINRRICNDEKHYNYNPVIGLNMICAGSLNGGKDSCNGDSGSPLICEGIFRGVTAFGLPGKCGDPRGPGIYTFLSQKYLSWINKTMKGVV; this is translated from the exons ATGCCGATTGATGTGGGGACAGCAGCCACAATGAGGAACTCATGCACGTTTCCGGCATCCTCTTTCTCCATTGCTATTTTTCTCCTGCTGGTTCCTGGAG atttCTGTGTAGAAATTATTGGAGGAAATCAAGTGAGTCCTCATTCAAGACCCTACATGGTgctacttaaaggaaaaaaaatatgtgctgGAGCCCTGATTGCAGAAGACTGGGTATTGACAGCAGCTCACTGTGTCCT GGACAAAAATTCCCAGGTCATTCTTGGAGCTCACTCAATCACCAAGAAGGAGTCGGAAAAACAGATAATGTTTGTTAAGAAAGAGTTTCCCTATCCGTGCTTTGACCCGGACACACATGAGGGGGATCTGAAACTTTTACAG ctgaagaaaaaagcaaaagttaatAAAAAAGTGAGTATCCTCCGGCTCCCCAAGAGGGGGGATGATGTGAAACCGGGAACCATGTGTCGAGTCGCAGGCTGGGGAAGAATTCACAATAACTCCCCTCAGTCTGACACTCTGAGAGAAGTCAATATCACCGTCATAAACAGAAGAATCTGCAATGATGAAAAGCACTATAATTATAATCCTGTGATTGGACTGAATATGATCTGTGCCGGCAGCCTCAATGGTGGAAAAGACTCGTGCAAC GGAGATTCTGGAAGCCCTTTGATATGTGAGGGTATTTTTAGAGGCGTTACTGCTTTTGGCCTTCCAGGGAAATGCGGAGACCCTCGAGGACCCGGCATCTATACTTTTCTGTCACAGAAGTATCTCAGCTGGATAAATAAGACTATGAAGGGGGTAGTTTAG